In the Phycisphaerae bacterium genome, one interval contains:
- a CDS encoding carboxypeptidase regulatory-like domain-containing protein — MSRWRTAFLSALLFCSVLATAPGQLATPENGDKTDADVDKSPAVVVVSGQVTDDLGQGQLDVAVQLFPTQDSESGKEPVLEGTTDEMGDFTLRAAEPLEGAFVLVLTKAGYAPYREELHLEKGKPSPFVGVTLEGAHEISGVVRSAAPEEPVAGASVVVQAFFREWRGRTDEQGRFHIERLPPGRAQVVVEAEGYAKEQRTIQVGAEPEAPLEFVLKPERIVEFDIKGDTGEAIAAATVEILDREHDDFRTLATDSTGHVSFRGLSFDAKQLLVRLSHTEYVAGEGFSLTVELPPEKTRSKHELTMSRAGRVAGIVLDDEGRPRNGARVTAGGGSASEGPRAWTNYEGRYEVSGVAAGSTPITVYLSGFAPELKVADIKPGETASVDFRLRPGGTVEGVVEKEDGTPLPGVTVAAVRWRAHDTLGLRALTDPSGRFVLFDTPLDEFEIAIQGLDPAIVPPVRVSGGATEPVRLVVPEKAFEASMRPGSRWKPGDAPPEITVKTLDGDEIKLVDLRGNTVLLDFWATWCGPCLMEVPSLKKLHEKYKARSDFVMIGISLDHDEQALRRYIKEAKIDWPQVFGENGGAAGAADKFGANALPSTFLIDVDGRIAAVNVFGEDIDESLQKLLGEGKRD; from the coding sequence TTGTCCCGATGGCGTACGGCATTTTTATCGGCACTGCTGTTCTGTTCCGTCCTGGCCACTGCGCCCGGTCAGCTGGCAACGCCCGAAAACGGCGACAAGACGGATGCCGACGTGGACAAGAGCCCGGCGGTCGTCGTCGTATCGGGACAGGTGACGGATGACCTGGGACAGGGCCAGCTCGATGTTGCCGTTCAACTGTTCCCCACACAGGACTCCGAGAGTGGCAAGGAGCCCGTCCTGGAAGGGACCACCGACGAAATGGGCGACTTCACCTTGCGCGCGGCCGAGCCGCTCGAGGGCGCCTTTGTGCTCGTACTCACGAAAGCGGGTTATGCCCCCTACCGGGAGGAGCTTCATCTCGAGAAGGGGAAGCCATCTCCTTTCGTCGGCGTCACGCTGGAAGGTGCCCACGAAATCAGCGGCGTTGTTCGAAGCGCCGCCCCGGAAGAACCGGTCGCCGGCGCGAGCGTTGTGGTGCAGGCCTTTTTCCGAGAATGGCGGGGGCGGACGGATGAGCAGGGGCGATTCCATATCGAGCGACTTCCCCCCGGCCGGGCTCAGGTTGTGGTCGAAGCAGAGGGCTACGCCAAAGAACAGCGGACGATTCAAGTCGGGGCTGAGCCGGAGGCTCCGCTGGAATTCGTGCTGAAGCCCGAGCGGATCGTTGAATTCGACATCAAGGGCGATACGGGGGAGGCAATCGCCGCAGCCACAGTGGAGATTCTCGATCGTGAGCACGATGACTTCCGGACGCTCGCCACGGATTCCACCGGGCACGTTTCGTTTCGCGGTTTGTCGTTTGACGCGAAGCAATTGCTCGTTCGGTTGTCGCACACGGAATATGTGGCCGGAGAGGGTTTCTCCTTGACGGTCGAGCTCCCCCCGGAAAAAACGCGATCAAAACATGAATTGACCATGTCGCGGGCGGGTCGTGTGGCGGGGATTGTGCTTGATGACGAGGGTCGGCCGCGAAACGGAGCGCGCGTGACGGCAGGCGGCGGAAGCGCATCGGAGGGGCCTCGGGCGTGGACGAACTATGAGGGCCGGTACGAGGTCAGTGGGGTAGCTGCCGGAAGCACACCGATCACCGTCTATCTTTCGGGTTTTGCGCCCGAACTGAAGGTTGCGGACATCAAACCGGGCGAGACGGCCTCGGTCGATTTCCGGCTCCGACCCGGGGGCACCGTGGAGGGCGTCGTTGAGAAAGAGGACGGAACTCCCCTTCCCGGCGTAACCGTGGCGGCGGTTCGCTGGCGCGCACACGACACGCTCGGTCTTCGGGCGCTGACCGATCCATCCGGACGGTTTGTGCTCTTCGACACTCCGCTGGATGAGTTCGAGATCGCCATCCAGGGCCTTGATCCGGCCATTGTTCCGCCCGTGCGCGTGTCCGGCGGCGCGACGGAGCCCGTCCGTCTGGTGGTTCCCGAAAAGGCGTTCGAGGCGAGTATGCGTCCGGGATCGCGGTGGAAGCCCGGTGACGCACCGCCGGAGATTACGGTGAAGACGCTGGACGGGGATGAAATCAAGCTGGTGGATTTGCGCGGGAATACCGTATTGCTCGACTTCTGGGCGACCTGGTGTGGACCATGCCTGATGGAAGTCCCATCGCTCAAGAAGCTTCATGAGAAGTACAAAGCGCGGTCGGATTTTGTCATGATCGGAATCAGCCTGGACCACGATGAGCAGGCCCTGCGGCGCTATATCAAAGAGGCGAAAATCGACTGGCCGCAGGTGTTCGGTGAGAATGGCGGCGCGGCCGGGGCGGCGGACAAATTCGGAGCCAACGCCCTGCCGTCCACGTTCCTGATCGATGTAGACGGTCGAATTGCCGCGGTCAATGTGTTCGGCGAGGATATCGACGAATCGTTGCAGAAGCTGCTTGGCGAGGGGAAACGGGATTGA